TTTCCAAGCTTAAATTACCACCAGCTATGAAAAGATTGGTTTGACTTGCATCACCTTCACCTGTTAAATCATTTTGTCCAGCAGTGACATTCATAGTTGAATTTTTCTTCATGATCAGACTACCACCAGATAATAAGTGGATATTTCCTGCACGAAGAGTGCTCATAGTAACTGTAGTATTTTCTGCAACTGTTAAGTTTGTAATCATAAAATTGATTTGAATCTCGTCAGTTGTTTGCCAGTTTGTTCTATAAGGAGAAGTATATGAAGTTTGCTGTAAGGTACTTACTTCATTTCCCGATAATACAACATCTGTATAGGGTGAGTGGATCATCTGACTCCCTACATCTTTTAAATTAGCGTAGGTCATCTTTGATGCTCTTTGATTCGCAACACTTAAATCATTTAATGTTGTAAAACCATAAATATTCCCATGGTATACATTTAGATTTTGCCAAGTAAAATCCCATGCTCCAGTATTATTGTAAAAGCACAGAGCAATAGAACCAAAATCAATTGTGTTATTGTTTCCTTCAATCACAACTTTACGACCAATATTGGCTACTCCCATATAAACATACTGGGAAGTACCACTTGCATTGCTTGATGTTCCACCAGTTAAAATACTAGTTAAATTCGCTCTTGGATTATCTGGTACTGCAAATCCTGAAGTTATATTTATGCCGGCGATACTTGTGTCTGCAAGTGCCTTAATGAACTCTTCCCATGTTGCTACGTTTTTTACTGTAGCAGGATCGTATTGGCTTATATCTACAGTCCCTGAGCTAACGGATGTTTCTTCTGCTTTTATAGTTGATGTATTAGCTTTTGATAAAAAAACTAATGACATTAAAGCAAACAGGAAAATACCAAAAACTAACCAAGACTTTTTTCCGATTTTCATTTTTCTCATCTCCCCTCATTTATATTCATTTGTACATTCGTCTTTAAAATGTACCAGCTATTTCTTCTCTTTTACTGAAATATCACTATTTGAGAAAAACGATAGAGTGCGTTCTCTCGTTTAGCAATATCACTTTCGTTCAAAGAAAGAATAGCCTTTTGGCCGTTAATCTGTCACCGTCATCATCTTTGTAAAGACAATTATTCGTCCTTACAATTTCGACCGCCATGACAGTTAAGTAGTTTACCTTTATTAGATATCCAACATGTACCCTTTTGAACGAACTGTTTTAATATAAGTATGTGTTCCAGTATGTTCATCTAGCTTTCGACGTAAATGAAATATTAAGTTACTTATACGATATTTTCTGTAATTCTCATTGCTTGTTGTTTTCCAAACTTCTTTTAGGATATCTTCATATGTAACCGTTGTTTTACTATGTCTGTAAAGTATCTCTAGTGTTTTAAACTCTTGCTTCGTTAAGTAAATTTCTTCTTCGTTGTTCAAAAGCACACTAAGATTTTGAGGTATTAATTTAAAAGAGGTCTCATTTTTTTTCTTTTTCGGACTGCTTTCGCTGAAAATATTTTGTTCACTCTTGTTGCCTTTCACAGTACATAAGCTATTTGAGAGAATCAACGCAACTTCATCTAAATTATTAGAATTGTCAAATACCATATTAGCCCCTAATTCAAGGAATAGAGAACGCTCATTGTTTTCTTTTACTCCAGAAAGAATCCATAAAAACTTAGTCGTTTTTTTTCTTATTTCAATCAGCAATCTAAATATTGTTGTATTGCTCAAGACATCATTTTTTTTTATTAAAATACCATCTAATTCATTTAAATGGCTCATAATATCCTCTTTCTTTAAGTCTATCAATGAAAGTTGATTGTCTTCAAAAAAAATTTTTATTTGATTTTCATCTTCTTTCGGCAACGATACATAGCCTATTTTATACATTTTTTTTAACGCTCCCTTTCTGATAAGAATTGACATATTATTCACTCATAGCTGGCTTATTATTAGAGTCCTTAACACCTTAAATATACTGCTAAAAAAAATTAATTCCTCTATAATGTAGACTATGAGTGCTTTTTGAATTATCTGAACAACCCTTTTGATTTACTGCTGCCTATTTCTTATTTCTACGACAAATAAGAAATAAGAAAAAGTAAAAATTTGTGAAAAAAAAATTAAATTTATCTGTTTAATTAAATTCACATTTATGTTAACTGAGAAATCTCTCAAAGTCAATAATCATTTCTATCGAAAATTTCAAAAAAGTTTAAAAAAAAAGAGAAAAACTCAATGTTTTTGAATTTTTTCTTCAAAAGAATTGATTTTTCCTCTGATAAGCCGTCAAAAAAATTGTCAAGACAAGAAAGGATTAATCTAATATGGTCAAAAAAGGTGAAAATATTTATAAAAGAAAAGATGGACGTTGGGAAGGTAGATATATTAAACAACGGACACCAGATAAAAAAATAATTTATGGTTCTATATATGGCAAGCAATATTTAGAAGTGAAAGAAAAACTAACATTTATTAAAGCTAGATATCTCACCTCGAATTGTTCTGTTGCTAGCTATAATGAGACGTTTGAAGAATTCATTGGAAATTGGATGATGACCACGATGAGTTATGCTGTTAAACCTACAACATACTCGAATTATACTCGACTGATCAAACGTCACATTTTACCAAAATTAGGTGATATAAAAGTTCAAAAAATTACACAAGAAATTATTCAAGAATTTGTTTATCATCTTACTAAACAAAATTTTGCTTCTGGTACTATTAAAAATGTCTTTAATATTTTAAAGAAAGCATTAAATACAGCTGTTAAAAAGAGCTACTTACTCCAAAATCCATGTGATAACATTATACTCCCCAAAACTACAACCAAAAAAATAAATGCACTTACTTTAGAAGATCAGAGAAAAATTGAAAGGTTGGCGTTAGCAGAAGAAAAATGCTCTCCTGTATTTTTAGCATTGTATTCAGGTATGAGAATTGGAGAAATTAGTGGATTAAAATGGGAAGATATTGATTTTGATAAAAACTTAATTCACGTCAGACGAACAATCACCCGAATTACCAATGAAAGTACATCATTGAAAAAAACTAAAGTCGTTGCTGGGTCTCCAAAATCTGATCATTCTACCCGGGTAATTCCTATAGCAGAAAACCTCAGAAACTACTTGTTGGAAAAACAAAGATATTCACAAGGGATATATGTAATTTGCTGTAATGGTGGGTTAACAGAACCGAGGACGATAAATTACCGATTTAAAAAAGTGGTCAATGAACTAGAACTTTCGGACATTCGCTTTCATTCGCTACGACATACCTTCGCAACACGTTGCTTAGAGCAAGGGGTGGATATTGCTAGCTTAAGCCAAATATTAGGACATCATTCAATCAAGCTAACTCTAGATACCTATGCGGATTCATTATTGGAAAACCGGATAAGTGCAATTGCAACAATAGATAATTTATTTTTGAAAGTCCACTAAAAATTGTTTCGTTAATAACTCCGTCAAAGAAATGGTCAAAAAAAGTTCTGGATTATTTGGAACAGTAAACAAACAATCTATTTCTTATTTGTCGTAGAAATAAGAAATGAGAATAGTATCCATTACTTAGTTATATTCCACTACTCACATAGAATCTTTATCAACTAATATTGGAAAAAAATCGAACACATTATAATAATAGTTAAAGCGTCCAACGGTCTTCTCCTGTAGACGCTTTTTGATTGAAATTTGAGAATACCAGAGCATTTTTTATTACACCTAAT
The DNA window shown above is from Enterococcus sp. 12C11_DIV0727 and carries:
- a CDS encoding tyrosine-type recombinase/integrase yields the protein MVKKGENIYKRKDGRWEGRYIKQRTPDKKIIYGSIYGKQYLEVKEKLTFIKARYLTSNCSVASYNETFEEFIGNWMMTTMSYAVKPTTYSNYTRLIKRHILPKLGDIKVQKITQEIIQEFVYHLTKQNFASGTIKNVFNILKKALNTAVKKSYLLQNPCDNIILPKTTTKKINALTLEDQRKIERLALAEEKCSPVFLALYSGMRIGEISGLKWEDIDFDKNLIHVRRTITRITNESTSLKKTKVVAGSPKSDHSTRVIPIAENLRNYLLEKQRYSQGIYVICCNGGLTEPRTINYRFKKVVNELELSDIRFHSLRHTFATRCLEQGVDIASLSQILGHHSIKLTLDTYADSLLENRISAIATIDNLFLKVH
- a CDS encoding response regulator transcription factor, which encodes MYKIGYVSLPKEDENQIKIFFEDNQLSLIDLKKEDIMSHLNELDGILIKKNDVLSNTTIFRLLIEIRKKTTKFLWILSGVKENNERSLFLELGANMVFDNSNNLDEVALILSNSLCTVKGNKSEQNIFSESSPKKKKNETSFKLIPQNLSVLLNNEEEIYLTKQEFKTLEILYRHSKTTVTYEDILKEVWKTTSNENYRKYRISNLIFHLRRKLDEHTGTHTYIKTVRSKGYMLDI